Proteins co-encoded in one Xiphophorus couchianus chromosome 3, X_couchianus-1.0, whole genome shotgun sequence genomic window:
- the hdac9b gene encoding histone deacetylase 9-B isoform X3, with product MLQTIYEGESSFSTTEGRVGHQHLPNQSKMHNMNNSVDIKPDVPLAVEPLSPLDLRTDLRMLGPGSDPGLWERQLQQELLLIQKQQQIQKQLLISEFQKQHEKLTRQHQAQLQEHLKLQQELQAMKQQQELAEKERRLEQQQQQQQQQNQQEKELEWHRREQHVSSLSLRGKERSRESAVASTEVKQKLQEFLLNKTAKDPVTNGANHSFIQHPKLWYTSSHHASLDQSSPPLGTSPTCQYTLPSPIESKDDFPLRKTASEPNLKVRSRLKQKVAERRSSPMLKRRDGNIITPYKKRALELMDSAPTNSAPGSGPSSPIGASSALGAENGPSSLPTTTKTERWPSQPRLFLPEGSMSMLSLYTSPSLPNISLGLSTTSTPISAAMGLNDRSTEIKHGLPGHLLGPVPLQTALESKVSPSHQALLQHLLQKEQIRQQKIISSGQGSMSSHAQSPLVMKDRPSSSRPKLPKHRPLNRTQSAPLPQNTLAQLVIQQQHQHFLEKQKQYQQQVHINKLLSKSIEQLRQPSTHLQESEEEQEEQQPREEMESMQEDRLPPGGVIRKHTLSSSSSGSSSGELPDAHCGVIKVKEEPADSEDEALTNRRLVSEQSTYLHQVKGRLVIRAMI from the exons ATGCTGCAGACGATTTACGAGGGCGAGTCAAGTTTCTCCACAACAGAGGGGCGCGTCGGACACCAGCATCTCCCCAACCAGAGCAAGATGCACAACATGAACAACTCAG TCGACATTAAGCCAGACGTGCCATTGGCTGTGGAGCCCCTGTCCCCTTTGGACCTACGCACAGACCTGAGGATGCTGGGGCCAGGCTCAGACCCCGGACTGTGGGAGAGGCAGCTCCAGCAGGAGCTGCTCCTCattcagaagcagcagcagatccaGAAGCAGTTACTGATCAGCGAGTTTCAGAAGCAGCACGAGAAGCTGACCCGTCAGCACCAGGCTCAGCTTCAGGAGCATCTCAAG CTCCAGCAAGAGCTCCAGGccatgaagcagcagcaggaactcGCTGAGAAGGAGCGCCgtctggagcagcagcagcagcagcaacaacaacagaaccagcaggaaaAAGAGCTGGAGTGGCATCGACGAGAGCAGCATGTCTCCAGCCTGAGCCTCAGGGGCAAGGAGCGCTCCCGAGAGA GTGCAGTGGCCAGCACAGAGGTGAAGCAGAAACTCCAAGAGTTTCTGTTgaacaaaactgcaaaggatCCAGTCACTAATGGAGCCAATCACTCTTTCATCCAACATCCCAAACTCTGGTACAC gtCCTCACACCATGCATCCCTGGACCAAAGCTCTCCACCACTGGGCACATCGCCCACCTGCCAGTACACTCTGCCGTCACCTATCGAGAGCAAGGACGACTTCCCCTTGAGGAAGACAG CATCTGAGCCAAATCTGAAGGTACGATCCAGACTGAAGCAGAAGGTGGCAGAGAGGAGAAGCAGTCCAATGCTGAAGAGAAGAGACGGGAACATCATTACTCCTTACAAAAAGAGGGCTTTAGAGCTTATGG ATTCAGCGCCAACTAACAGCGCCCCTGGGTCTGGCCCCAGCTCTCCCATAGGGGCCTCTAGTGCCTTGGGGGCTGAAAATGGACCCTCCTCTCTgcctacaacaacaaaaactgag AGGTGGCCTTCCCAGCCAAGATTATTCCTACCTGAGGGCTCCATGTCCATGCTGAGCTTGTACACATCTCCATCCTTACCCAACATCTCCTTGGGGCTCTCTACTACATCCACACCAATTAGT GCTGCTATGGGCTTAAATGACAGATCGACGGAAATCAAGCATGGGTTGCCTGGGCACCTGCTGGGCCCTGTGCCACTTCAGACAGCCCTGGAGTCAAAGGTCAGCCCCAGCCACCAGGCTCTGCTCCAGCACCTCCTCCAGAAGGAGCAAATCAGGCAGCAGAAGATCATCTCTTCTG GTCAAGGCTCCATGTCCTCCCACGCTCAGTCCCCTCTGGTCATGAAGGATCGGCCCTCCAGCAGTCGCCCTAAGCTACCAAAACACAGACCCCTGAACAGAACCCAGTCAGCACCTCTGCCTCAGAACACACTGGCCCAACTCGTCATCCAGCAACAGCACCAGCATTTcttggagaaacagaaacagtacCAGCAGCAGGTCCACATAAATAAG CTGTTATCCAAGTCCATTGAGCAGTTACGTCAGCCCAGCACACACCTGCAGgaatcagaggaggagcaggaggagcagcagcctAGAGAGGAGATGGAGAGCATGCAGGAGGACAGGCTGCCCCCTGGAGGAGTCATTCGGAAGCACACgctaagcagcagcagcagtggcagCTCGAGCGGCGAGCTCCCAGATGCTCACTGTGGGGTCATCAAGGTCAAAGAGGAACCAGCTGATAGTGAGGATGAGGCTCTGACCAATCGGCGCCTAGTATCCGAACAGAGCACCTATCTCCACCAGGTCAAAGGGAGGCTGGTGATAAGAGCCATGATCTGA
- the hdac9b gene encoding histone deacetylase 9-B isoform X1 — protein sequence MLQTIYEGESSFSTTEGRVGHQHLPNQSKMHNMNNSVDIKPDVPLAVEPLSPLDLRTDLRMLGPGSDPGLWERQLQQELLLIQKQQQIQKQLLISEFQKQHEKLTRQHQAQLQEHLKLQQELQAMKQQQELAEKERRLEQQQQQQQQQNQQEKELEWHRREQHVSSLSLRGKERSRESLTGAVASTEVKQKLQEFLLNKTAKDPVTNGANHSFIQHPKLWYTSSHHASLDQSSPPLGTSPTCQYTLPSPIESKDDFPLRKTASEPNLKVRSRLKQKVAERRSSPMLKRRDGNIITPYKKRALELMDSAPTNSAPGSGPSSPIGASSALGAENGPSSLPTTTKTERWPSQPRLFLPEGSMSMLSLYTSPSLPNISLGLSTTSTPISAAMGLNDRSTEIKHGLPGHLLGPVPLQTALESKVSPSHQALLQHLLQKEQIRQQKIISSGQGSMSSHAQSPLVMKDRPSSSRPKLPKHRPLNRTQSAPLPQNTLAQLVIQQQHQHFLEKQKQYQQQVHINKLLSKSIEQLRQPSTHLQESEEEQEEQQPREEMESMQEDRLPPGGVIRKHTLSSSSSGSSSGELPDAHCGVIKVKEEPADSEDEALTNRRLVSEQSTYLHQVKGRLVIRAMI from the exons ATGCTGCAGACGATTTACGAGGGCGAGTCAAGTTTCTCCACAACAGAGGGGCGCGTCGGACACCAGCATCTCCCCAACCAGAGCAAGATGCACAACATGAACAACTCAG TCGACATTAAGCCAGACGTGCCATTGGCTGTGGAGCCCCTGTCCCCTTTGGACCTACGCACAGACCTGAGGATGCTGGGGCCAGGCTCAGACCCCGGACTGTGGGAGAGGCAGCTCCAGCAGGAGCTGCTCCTCattcagaagcagcagcagatccaGAAGCAGTTACTGATCAGCGAGTTTCAGAAGCAGCACGAGAAGCTGACCCGTCAGCACCAGGCTCAGCTTCAGGAGCATCTCAAG CTCCAGCAAGAGCTCCAGGccatgaagcagcagcaggaactcGCTGAGAAGGAGCGCCgtctggagcagcagcagcagcagcaacaacaacagaaccagcaggaaaAAGAGCTGGAGTGGCATCGACGAGAGCAGCATGTCTCCAGCCTGAGCCTCAGGGGCAAGGAGCGCTCCCGAGAGA GTCTCACAGGTGCAGTGGCCAGCACAGAGGTGAAGCAGAAACTCCAAGAGTTTCTGTTgaacaaaactgcaaaggatCCAGTCACTAATGGAGCCAATCACTCTTTCATCCAACATCCCAAACTCTGGTACAC gtCCTCACACCATGCATCCCTGGACCAAAGCTCTCCACCACTGGGCACATCGCCCACCTGCCAGTACACTCTGCCGTCACCTATCGAGAGCAAGGACGACTTCCCCTTGAGGAAGACAG CATCTGAGCCAAATCTGAAGGTACGATCCAGACTGAAGCAGAAGGTGGCAGAGAGGAGAAGCAGTCCAATGCTGAAGAGAAGAGACGGGAACATCATTACTCCTTACAAAAAGAGGGCTTTAGAGCTTATGG ATTCAGCGCCAACTAACAGCGCCCCTGGGTCTGGCCCCAGCTCTCCCATAGGGGCCTCTAGTGCCTTGGGGGCTGAAAATGGACCCTCCTCTCTgcctacaacaacaaaaactgag AGGTGGCCTTCCCAGCCAAGATTATTCCTACCTGAGGGCTCCATGTCCATGCTGAGCTTGTACACATCTCCATCCTTACCCAACATCTCCTTGGGGCTCTCTACTACATCCACACCAATTAGT GCTGCTATGGGCTTAAATGACAGATCGACGGAAATCAAGCATGGGTTGCCTGGGCACCTGCTGGGCCCTGTGCCACTTCAGACAGCCCTGGAGTCAAAGGTCAGCCCCAGCCACCAGGCTCTGCTCCAGCACCTCCTCCAGAAGGAGCAAATCAGGCAGCAGAAGATCATCTCTTCTG GTCAAGGCTCCATGTCCTCCCACGCTCAGTCCCCTCTGGTCATGAAGGATCGGCCCTCCAGCAGTCGCCCTAAGCTACCAAAACACAGACCCCTGAACAGAACCCAGTCAGCACCTCTGCCTCAGAACACACTGGCCCAACTCGTCATCCAGCAACAGCACCAGCATTTcttggagaaacagaaacagtacCAGCAGCAGGTCCACATAAATAAG CTGTTATCCAAGTCCATTGAGCAGTTACGTCAGCCCAGCACACACCTGCAGgaatcagaggaggagcaggaggagcagcagcctAGAGAGGAGATGGAGAGCATGCAGGAGGACAGGCTGCCCCCTGGAGGAGTCATTCGGAAGCACACgctaagcagcagcagcagtggcagCTCGAGCGGCGAGCTCCCAGATGCTCACTGTGGGGTCATCAAGGTCAAAGAGGAACCAGCTGATAGTGAGGATGAGGCTCTGACCAATCGGCGCCTAGTATCCGAACAGAGCACCTATCTCCACCAGGTCAAAGGGAGGCTGGTGATAAGAGCCATGATCTGA
- the hdac9b gene encoding histone deacetylase 9-B isoform X2, translating into MHIPTPSFCLTLSTLVRFFRGRHLNPLGAETFSPNQVDIKPDVPLAVEPLSPLDLRTDLRMLGPGSDPGLWERQLQQELLLIQKQQQIQKQLLISEFQKQHEKLTRQHQAQLQEHLKLQQELQAMKQQQELAEKERRLEQQQQQQQQQNQQEKELEWHRREQHVSSLSLRGKERSRESLTGAVASTEVKQKLQEFLLNKTAKDPVTNGANHSFIQHPKLWYTSSHHASLDQSSPPLGTSPTCQYTLPSPIESKDDFPLRKTASEPNLKVRSRLKQKVAERRSSPMLKRRDGNIITPYKKRALELMDSAPTNSAPGSGPSSPIGASSALGAENGPSSLPTTTKTERWPSQPRLFLPEGSMSMLSLYTSPSLPNISLGLSTTSTPISAAMGLNDRSTEIKHGLPGHLLGPVPLQTALESKVSPSHQALLQHLLQKEQIRQQKIISSGQGSMSSHAQSPLVMKDRPSSSRPKLPKHRPLNRTQSAPLPQNTLAQLVIQQQHQHFLEKQKQYQQQVHINKLLSKSIEQLRQPSTHLQESEEEQEEQQPREEMESMQEDRLPPGGVIRKHTLSSSSSGSSSGELPDAHCGVIKVKEEPADSEDEALTNRRLVSEQSTYLHQVKGRLVIRAMI; encoded by the exons ATGCACATACCCACTCCATCTTTCTGTCTCACTCTCTCAACTCTTGTGCGCTTTTTCCGTGGGAGACATCTCAACCCACTTGGAGCAGAAACTTTTTCCCCGAATCAAG TCGACATTAAGCCAGACGTGCCATTGGCTGTGGAGCCCCTGTCCCCTTTGGACCTACGCACAGACCTGAGGATGCTGGGGCCAGGCTCAGACCCCGGACTGTGGGAGAGGCAGCTCCAGCAGGAGCTGCTCCTCattcagaagcagcagcagatccaGAAGCAGTTACTGATCAGCGAGTTTCAGAAGCAGCACGAGAAGCTGACCCGTCAGCACCAGGCTCAGCTTCAGGAGCATCTCAAG CTCCAGCAAGAGCTCCAGGccatgaagcagcagcaggaactcGCTGAGAAGGAGCGCCgtctggagcagcagcagcagcagcaacaacaacagaaccagcaggaaaAAGAGCTGGAGTGGCATCGACGAGAGCAGCATGTCTCCAGCCTGAGCCTCAGGGGCAAGGAGCGCTCCCGAGAGA GTCTCACAGGTGCAGTGGCCAGCACAGAGGTGAAGCAGAAACTCCAAGAGTTTCTGTTgaacaaaactgcaaaggatCCAGTCACTAATGGAGCCAATCACTCTTTCATCCAACATCCCAAACTCTGGTACAC gtCCTCACACCATGCATCCCTGGACCAAAGCTCTCCACCACTGGGCACATCGCCCACCTGCCAGTACACTCTGCCGTCACCTATCGAGAGCAAGGACGACTTCCCCTTGAGGAAGACAG CATCTGAGCCAAATCTGAAGGTACGATCCAGACTGAAGCAGAAGGTGGCAGAGAGGAGAAGCAGTCCAATGCTGAAGAGAAGAGACGGGAACATCATTACTCCTTACAAAAAGAGGGCTTTAGAGCTTATGG ATTCAGCGCCAACTAACAGCGCCCCTGGGTCTGGCCCCAGCTCTCCCATAGGGGCCTCTAGTGCCTTGGGGGCTGAAAATGGACCCTCCTCTCTgcctacaacaacaaaaactgag AGGTGGCCTTCCCAGCCAAGATTATTCCTACCTGAGGGCTCCATGTCCATGCTGAGCTTGTACACATCTCCATCCTTACCCAACATCTCCTTGGGGCTCTCTACTACATCCACACCAATTAGT GCTGCTATGGGCTTAAATGACAGATCGACGGAAATCAAGCATGGGTTGCCTGGGCACCTGCTGGGCCCTGTGCCACTTCAGACAGCCCTGGAGTCAAAGGTCAGCCCCAGCCACCAGGCTCTGCTCCAGCACCTCCTCCAGAAGGAGCAAATCAGGCAGCAGAAGATCATCTCTTCTG GTCAAGGCTCCATGTCCTCCCACGCTCAGTCCCCTCTGGTCATGAAGGATCGGCCCTCCAGCAGTCGCCCTAAGCTACCAAAACACAGACCCCTGAACAGAACCCAGTCAGCACCTCTGCCTCAGAACACACTGGCCCAACTCGTCATCCAGCAACAGCACCAGCATTTcttggagaaacagaaacagtacCAGCAGCAGGTCCACATAAATAAG CTGTTATCCAAGTCCATTGAGCAGTTACGTCAGCCCAGCACACACCTGCAGgaatcagaggaggagcaggaggagcagcagcctAGAGAGGAGATGGAGAGCATGCAGGAGGACAGGCTGCCCCCTGGAGGAGTCATTCGGAAGCACACgctaagcagcagcagcagtggcagCTCGAGCGGCGAGCTCCCAGATGCTCACTGTGGGGTCATCAAGGTCAAAGAGGAACCAGCTGATAGTGAGGATGAGGCTCTGACCAATCGGCGCCTAGTATCCGAACAGAGCACCTATCTCCACCAGGTCAAAGGGAGGCTGGTGATAAGAGCCATGATCTGA
- the hdac9b gene encoding histone deacetylase 9-B isoform X4 yields MLGPGSDPGLWERQLQQELLLIQKQQQIQKQLLISEFQKQHEKLTRQHQAQLQEHLKLQQELQAMKQQQELAEKERRLEQQQQQQQQQNQQEKELEWHRREQHVSSLSLRGKERSRESLTGAVASTEVKQKLQEFLLNKTAKDPVTNGANHSFIQHPKLWYTSSHHASLDQSSPPLGTSPTCQYTLPSPIESKDDFPLRKTASEPNLKVRSRLKQKVAERRSSPMLKRRDGNIITPYKKRALELMDSAPTNSAPGSGPSSPIGASSALGAENGPSSLPTTTKTERWPSQPRLFLPEGSMSMLSLYTSPSLPNISLGLSTTSTPISAAMGLNDRSTEIKHGLPGHLLGPVPLQTALESKVSPSHQALLQHLLQKEQIRQQKIISSGQGSMSSHAQSPLVMKDRPSSSRPKLPKHRPLNRTQSAPLPQNTLAQLVIQQQHQHFLEKQKQYQQQVHINKLLSKSIEQLRQPSTHLQESEEEQEEQQPREEMESMQEDRLPPGGVIRKHTLSSSSSGSSSGELPDAHCGVIKVKEEPADSEDEALTNRRLVSEQSTYLHQVKGRLVIRAMI; encoded by the exons ATGCTGGGGCCAGGCTCAGACCCCGGACTGTGGGAGAGGCAGCTCCAGCAGGAGCTGCTCCTCattcagaagcagcagcagatccaGAAGCAGTTACTGATCAGCGAGTTTCAGAAGCAGCACGAGAAGCTGACCCGTCAGCACCAGGCTCAGCTTCAGGAGCATCTCAAG CTCCAGCAAGAGCTCCAGGccatgaagcagcagcaggaactcGCTGAGAAGGAGCGCCgtctggagcagcagcagcagcagcaacaacaacagaaccagcaggaaaAAGAGCTGGAGTGGCATCGACGAGAGCAGCATGTCTCCAGCCTGAGCCTCAGGGGCAAGGAGCGCTCCCGAGAGA GTCTCACAGGTGCAGTGGCCAGCACAGAGGTGAAGCAGAAACTCCAAGAGTTTCTGTTgaacaaaactgcaaaggatCCAGTCACTAATGGAGCCAATCACTCTTTCATCCAACATCCCAAACTCTGGTACAC gtCCTCACACCATGCATCCCTGGACCAAAGCTCTCCACCACTGGGCACATCGCCCACCTGCCAGTACACTCTGCCGTCACCTATCGAGAGCAAGGACGACTTCCCCTTGAGGAAGACAG CATCTGAGCCAAATCTGAAGGTACGATCCAGACTGAAGCAGAAGGTGGCAGAGAGGAGAAGCAGTCCAATGCTGAAGAGAAGAGACGGGAACATCATTACTCCTTACAAAAAGAGGGCTTTAGAGCTTATGG ATTCAGCGCCAACTAACAGCGCCCCTGGGTCTGGCCCCAGCTCTCCCATAGGGGCCTCTAGTGCCTTGGGGGCTGAAAATGGACCCTCCTCTCTgcctacaacaacaaaaactgag AGGTGGCCTTCCCAGCCAAGATTATTCCTACCTGAGGGCTCCATGTCCATGCTGAGCTTGTACACATCTCCATCCTTACCCAACATCTCCTTGGGGCTCTCTACTACATCCACACCAATTAGT GCTGCTATGGGCTTAAATGACAGATCGACGGAAATCAAGCATGGGTTGCCTGGGCACCTGCTGGGCCCTGTGCCACTTCAGACAGCCCTGGAGTCAAAGGTCAGCCCCAGCCACCAGGCTCTGCTCCAGCACCTCCTCCAGAAGGAGCAAATCAGGCAGCAGAAGATCATCTCTTCTG GTCAAGGCTCCATGTCCTCCCACGCTCAGTCCCCTCTGGTCATGAAGGATCGGCCCTCCAGCAGTCGCCCTAAGCTACCAAAACACAGACCCCTGAACAGAACCCAGTCAGCACCTCTGCCTCAGAACACACTGGCCCAACTCGTCATCCAGCAACAGCACCAGCATTTcttggagaaacagaaacagtacCAGCAGCAGGTCCACATAAATAAG CTGTTATCCAAGTCCATTGAGCAGTTACGTCAGCCCAGCACACACCTGCAGgaatcagaggaggagcaggaggagcagcagcctAGAGAGGAGATGGAGAGCATGCAGGAGGACAGGCTGCCCCCTGGAGGAGTCATTCGGAAGCACACgctaagcagcagcagcagtggcagCTCGAGCGGCGAGCTCCCAGATGCTCACTGTGGGGTCATCAAGGTCAAAGAGGAACCAGCTGATAGTGAGGATGAGGCTCTGACCAATCGGCGCCTAGTATCCGAACAGAGCACCTATCTCCACCAGGTCAAAGGGAGGCTGGTGATAAGAGCCATGATCTGA